A genomic segment from Phragmites australis chromosome 6, lpPhrAust1.1, whole genome shotgun sequence encodes:
- the LOC133921778 gene encoding BTB/POZ domain-containing protein At2g24240-like has product MAMCTPATGRGRVRLNVGGRVFETTAATLASAGRDTMLGAMLDASWNECCPAAAGGDSVDEYFIDRDPACFAVLLDLLRTGGLHVPPGVPEATLYREALYYGLLDRVRAARLGEFDGDRLRLAASVSGRAPGDGTAVRAAPDGGCCVSHGGAVRVYNWMLEERRPVYLDHAPINDAEYLDAATLVVAARKRPSRRDGGVAAFSALTGDLRHRFRVAHDRQVRSFTAGALAFDGRSNIFASCKGRFNEYGIGVWDCTTGVQADFLYEPPGCALGDADKLQWLDDANTLMVATMFPRTDSSFISLLDFRDKSVVWSWSDVGTPASLEDKHAVHAIVMDDQRTVCVINQYGDLGFLDLRSNAGGVRWKSRSKLSLSRKTKVQSEETCYPKLAVHGGQLFASTNDAISVFSGPDHVLTSTLRGNNGGAICDFSIGGDRLFALHNEENVFDIWETPPPAII; this is encoded by the coding sequence ATGGCCATGTGCACGCCCGCGACGGGCCGCGGGCGCGTGCGGCTGAACGTTGGCGGGCGGGTGTTCGAGACGACGGCCGCGACGCTCGCCAGCGCGGGGCGGGACACCATGCTCGGGGCCATGCTGGACGCCTCCTGGAACGAATGTTGtcctgccgccgccggcggcgacAGCGTGGACGAGTACTTCATCGACCGCGACCCGGCCTGCTTCGCCGTGCTGCTCGACCTGCTCCGCACGGGCGGGCTCCATGTGCCGCCGGGCGTCCCCGAGGCGACGCTCTACCGTGAGGCACTCTACTACGGCCTCCTCGACCGCGTCCGCGCCGCGCGCCTGGGGGAGTTCGACGGCGATCGCTTGCGCCTGGCCGCGTCCGTGTCCGGCCGCGCGCCGGGGGACGGCACAGCCGTCCGCGCGGCTCCCGACGGTGGCTGCTGCGTCTCGCACGGCGGCGCCGTGCGCGTGTACAACTGGATGCTCGAGGAACGCCGCCCGGTGTACCTCGACCACGCGCCGATCAACGACGCGGAATACCTCGACGCGGCCACGCTCGTTGTCGCCGCGAGGAAGCGGCCCAGCAGGCGCGACGGTGGCGTGGCCGCCTTCTCCGCGCTCACGGGCGACCTGCGCCACCGCTTCCGCGTCGCGCACGATCGCCAGGTCAGGTCCTTCACCGCCGGCGCACTGGCCTTCGACGGACGATCTAACATCTTCGCGAGCTGCAAGGGCCGGTTCAACGAATACGGCATCGGTGTCTGGGACTGCACCACCGGCGTGCAGGCCGACTTCTTGTACGAGCCGCCCGGTTGCGCACTGGGTGATGCCGACAAGCTCCAATGGCTCGACGACGCCAACACGCTCATGGTGGCCACGATGTTTCCACGGACCGACTCCTCCTTCATCAGCCTGCTAGACTTCCGGGACAAGAGCGTCGTGTGGTCGTGGTCTGACGTCGGCACGCCGGCATCGCTCGAGGACAAGCACGCCGTCCACGCCATCGTAATGGACGACCAAAGAACGGTCTGCGTGATCAACCAGTACGGCGACCTCGGGTTTCTTGACCTCCGGAGCAACGCCGGCGGCGTGCGGTGGAAGTCGCGGAGCAAGCTGAGCTTGAGCAGGAAGACGAAGGTGCAAAGCGAGGAGACGTGCTACCCGAAGCTCGCGGTGCACGGCGGTCAGCTGTTCGCGTCAACGAATGACGCCATCTCGGTGTTCAGCGGCCCCGACCATGTGCTGACGTCGACGTTGCGGGGGAACAACGGCGGCGCCATCTGCGACTTCTCCATTGGCGGCGACCGCCTCTTCGCCCTGCACAACGAGGAGAATGTGTTCGACATCTGGGagacgccgccgccggcgatcATCTGA